The proteins below are encoded in one region of Longimicrobium sp.:
- a CDS encoding glycosyltransferase family 2 protein, whose protein sequence is MSVSVCVCTFRRPRGLARLLEALARVSAERLQGELEVVVVDNDPEGSARETVAALAPSLPWPVRYVPEPRRGISFARNRAVAEAGAEWIAFLDDDEEPEPGWLDELLRVQAGHAADVVAGPVMPRFEAPVPRWIERGRFFEVPRHATGTRLPYADTGNVLVRASVFRALGGAEGPFSARLALAGGEDTHFFLRVARAGHRIVWADDALAWEWVPPSRTRVSWLLRRAFRRGNTWALCERELDPAFRVRALRLARAVGRIGVGTLRMLAAPFSGTHAAVDALRGICFGAGSVAGLAGFRYDEYRTTHGA, encoded by the coding sequence ATGAGCGTCTCGGTGTGCGTCTGCACCTTCCGCCGCCCGCGCGGGCTCGCCCGGCTCCTCGAGGCGCTGGCCCGGGTGAGCGCGGAGCGGCTGCAGGGGGAGCTGGAGGTCGTCGTCGTCGACAACGACCCCGAGGGCTCCGCGCGGGAGACGGTCGCCGCGCTCGCCCCGTCGCTCCCCTGGCCCGTGCGCTACGTGCCGGAGCCGCGGCGGGGGATCTCCTTCGCCCGCAACCGCGCCGTGGCCGAGGCGGGCGCGGAGTGGATCGCCTTCCTGGACGACGACGAGGAGCCGGAGCCCGGCTGGCTGGACGAGCTCCTGCGCGTGCAGGCCGGGCACGCGGCCGACGTGGTGGCCGGGCCGGTGATGCCGCGCTTCGAGGCGCCGGTCCCCCGCTGGATCGAGCGCGGTCGCTTCTTCGAGGTGCCGCGCCACGCCACGGGGACGCGGCTCCCCTACGCCGACACCGGGAACGTGCTGGTGCGCGCCTCCGTCTTCCGCGCGCTGGGCGGGGCGGAGGGGCCGTTCTCGGCGAGGCTGGCGCTGGCGGGGGGCGAGGACACCCACTTCTTCCTGCGCGTGGCGCGCGCCGGCCACCGCATCGTGTGGGCCGACGACGCGCTGGCCTGGGAGTGGGTGCCGCCCAGCCGCACCCGGGTCTCCTGGCTGCTCAGGCGGGCGTTCCGGCGCGGCAACACCTGGGCCCTCTGCGAGCGCGAGCTGGACCCGGCCTTCCGGGTGCGCGCCCTCCGCCTGGCCAGGGCGGTGGGGCGGATCGGGGTGGGGACGCTCAGGATGCTGGCGGCGCCCTTCTCCGGCACGCACGCGGCGGTCGACGCGCTCCGCGGCATCTGCTTCGGGGCGGGGAGCGTGGCCGGGCTCGCCGGCTTCCGCTACGACGAATACCGGACCACGCACGGCGCATGA
- a CDS encoding O-antigen ligase family protein yields the protein MSTLAPYRSSYPLPADAPPVRAGGHVSPRRVHTAAALERILGAAERVYAVVLLLVFSSAVLPLLNGSADGAANLEEGDPHRQAIRAALFALALVFTFLRPPGEVFAAALRSPATLLLVGLALASAAWSEFPDITLRRAVAVAGTTFCGFWLAGRFRGREFLPILGWALGIAAVLSVAFAVLLPGLGIHHDELDGAWRGVFQHKNGMGRVMALGTLTFLLLAQRPGASGRRRAYLALAALSVALVLLSRSASSLVALGVLLALVPLYRTLASRSAWLVPAAIAVALPVTALVLFVASDPQAALGLLGKDASLTGRTELWGSAAASLQDRLLGGYGYDAFWQLNAHALTIYAAVGWEPWHAHNGFLDLGLELGVVGIVLFAAAFFGAVRRATGAVLAGAREEGLWMLSFLSFMLLGNLTESSILAQNLHWLLFVATAAMAVGVPAPAAAPAGPRTRLSPGVRLRARRRPGARAAAGEG from the coding sequence ATGAGCACGCTCGCCCCCTACCGTTCCTCGTACCCGCTCCCGGCCGACGCGCCCCCCGTGCGCGCGGGCGGGCACGTCTCGCCCCGGCGCGTGCACACGGCCGCCGCGCTGGAGCGGATCCTGGGCGCCGCCGAGCGCGTCTACGCGGTGGTGCTCCTGCTGGTGTTCTCCAGCGCGGTCCTCCCCCTCCTGAACGGGTCGGCCGACGGCGCCGCGAACCTGGAGGAGGGCGACCCGCACCGGCAGGCGATCCGCGCCGCCCTCTTCGCGCTGGCGCTCGTCTTCACCTTCCTGCGCCCCCCGGGCGAGGTGTTCGCGGCCGCGCTCCGCAGCCCCGCCACCCTGCTGCTGGTGGGGCTGGCGCTCGCCTCGGCCGCCTGGTCGGAGTTCCCCGACATCACGCTCCGGCGCGCGGTGGCCGTGGCGGGGACCACCTTCTGCGGCTTCTGGCTGGCGGGCCGCTTCCGCGGGCGCGAGTTCCTCCCGATCCTGGGGTGGGCGCTGGGGATCGCCGCGGTCCTCTCCGTGGCCTTCGCCGTGCTCCTCCCCGGGCTGGGAATCCACCACGACGAGCTGGACGGGGCGTGGCGCGGCGTCTTCCAGCACAAGAACGGGATGGGGAGGGTGATGGCGCTGGGCACGCTCACCTTCCTCCTCCTGGCCCAGCGCCCGGGAGCGAGCGGGCGGCGGCGGGCGTACCTGGCGCTGGCCGCGCTCTCCGTGGCGCTGGTGCTGCTGTCGCGCTCCGCCTCGTCGCTGGTCGCGCTCGGCGTGCTGCTGGCGCTGGTCCCGCTCTACCGCACCCTGGCCTCGCGCAGCGCCTGGCTGGTCCCCGCGGCGATCGCGGTGGCGCTCCCCGTGACCGCCCTGGTCCTCTTCGTGGCCTCCGACCCCCAGGCGGCGCTGGGGCTCCTGGGGAAGGACGCCAGCCTCACCGGGCGCACCGAGCTGTGGGGCTCGGCGGCCGCCTCGCTGCAGGACCGCCTCCTGGGGGGCTACGGGTACGACGCCTTCTGGCAGCTCAACGCGCACGCCCTGACCATCTACGCCGCCGTGGGGTGGGAGCCCTGGCACGCCCACAACGGCTTCCTGGACCTGGGGCTGGAGCTGGGGGTGGTGGGGATCGTGCTCTTCGCGGCGGCGTTCTTCGGCGCCGTGCGCCGCGCCACCGGCGCGGTGCTGGCCGGGGCGCGCGAGGAGGGGCTGTGGATGCTCTCCTTCCTCTCCTTCATGCTGCTGGGCAACCTCACCGAGAGCTCGATCCTGGCGCAGAACCTCCACTGGCTCCTCTTCGTGGCCACCGCCGCCATGGCGGTGGGGGTCCCCGCGCCCGCGGCGGCGCCGGCCGGGCCGCGGACCCGGCTCTCGCCCGGCGTGCGGCTGCGCGCGCGGCGGCGGCCCGGCGCGCGCGCCGCCGCGGGGGAGGGGTAG
- a CDS encoding glycosyltransferase family A protein — protein sequence MRHVAIIPARNEERFLEGTLRSLLAQTEPPDLVYVVDDGSTDRTPDIVRAVAAESPSVRLLQLPPRAKRQMGGGVVRAFDAAYQQVRHLDFAYVSKLDADLVFPPDYFERVLGFLDAHPDHAAAGGVPVETIGGREVRWRVPAHNVPGPLKTVRKDVYDRMGGFIATLGWDIVDLVKMRSLGYRTTNLDIPVRHLRQHGSAEGRLRGKAQWGEGAWIIGSHPLFVAARGLYRMAEAPYVLSGLAFWWGYLAAALRRRPRLADRDLVRALRREQVERLLRFNRLAG from the coding sequence ATGAGGCACGTGGCCATCATCCCCGCGCGCAACGAGGAGCGCTTCCTGGAGGGGACGCTGCGCTCGCTGCTCGCGCAGACCGAGCCGCCCGACCTGGTCTACGTGGTGGACGACGGCTCCACCGACCGCACCCCCGACATCGTGCGCGCGGTTGCCGCGGAGTCGCCCTCGGTGCGCCTGCTGCAGCTCCCGCCGCGCGCGAAGCGGCAGATGGGCGGCGGCGTGGTGCGCGCCTTCGACGCCGCGTACCAGCAGGTGCGGCACCTGGACTTCGCCTACGTCTCCAAGCTCGACGCCGACCTGGTGTTCCCGCCCGACTACTTCGAGCGCGTGCTGGGCTTCCTGGACGCCCACCCCGACCACGCGGCCGCCGGCGGGGTGCCGGTGGAGACCATCGGCGGGCGCGAGGTGCGCTGGCGGGTGCCGGCCCACAACGTCCCGGGGCCGCTGAAGACGGTGCGCAAGGACGTGTACGACCGGATGGGCGGCTTCATCGCCACGCTGGGGTGGGACATCGTCGACCTGGTGAAGATGCGCTCGCTGGGGTACCGCACCACGAACCTGGACATCCCCGTGCGGCACCTGCGGCAGCACGGCTCGGCGGAGGGGAGGCTCAGGGGGAAGGCGCAGTGGGGCGAGGGCGCGTGGATCATCGGCTCGCACCCGCTGTTCGTGGCGGCGCGGGGGCTCTACCGGATGGCCGAGGCGCCGTACGTGTTGAGCGGGCTGGCGTTCTGGTGGGGGTACCTGGCCGCCGCGCTCCGCCGCCGCCCCCGGCTGGCCGACCGCGACCTGGTGCGGGCGCTGCGCCGCGAGCAGGTGGAGCGCCTGCTGCGGTTCAACCGATTGGCGGGGTGA
- a CDS encoding glycosyltransferase, translating to MRPPGTVSVIVPCYNAAPFVGEAIDSALAQGWPAVEVIVVDDASTDGSWEVIAGYGDRVRAVRLPANRGGAHARNRGADLASGDWLLFLDADDLLEAHALETMVETAERSPGALVACGWRYLTSRDGGGWVPGPAPRPPRAAGADPLLAWLRDGWCPPCALLWPRAVWERTGGWDESLTLHDDGDLAMRALAAGVPLARTEGNGAFYRRHGPGRATVSGGRSPAAVRSGLAVLDRVSSTLAAQGRLDRYRAALAVRYADLAQLAFQAGHRELGRECLARAGAGSGRGTPARTLPGRLLILAFGLERKERILAALRRLRTAAPAVGRAG from the coding sequence ATGCGCCCCCCCGGCACCGTCTCGGTGATCGTCCCCTGCTACAACGCCGCCCCCTTCGTGGGCGAGGCGATCGACTCCGCGCTGGCGCAGGGCTGGCCCGCGGTGGAGGTGATCGTGGTGGACGACGCGTCGACCGACGGGAGCTGGGAGGTGATCGCCGGCTACGGCGACCGCGTGCGTGCCGTCCGGCTCCCCGCCAACCGCGGCGGGGCGCACGCGCGCAACCGCGGGGCCGACCTCGCTTCCGGCGACTGGCTTCTCTTCCTGGACGCCGACGACCTGCTGGAGGCGCACGCGCTGGAGACGATGGTGGAGACGGCGGAGCGCTCGCCCGGGGCGCTGGTGGCGTGCGGGTGGCGTTATCTTACGAGCCGGGACGGCGGCGGCTGGGTGCCGGGTCCGGCGCCGCGGCCGCCCCGCGCGGCGGGCGCCGACCCGCTGCTCGCCTGGCTGCGGGACGGCTGGTGCCCGCCGTGCGCGCTCCTCTGGCCGCGCGCGGTGTGGGAGCGGACGGGCGGCTGGGACGAGTCGCTCACCCTGCACGACGATGGCGACCTGGCCATGCGCGCGTTGGCCGCCGGGGTGCCCCTGGCGCGGACGGAAGGAAACGGGGCGTTCTACCGCCGCCACGGCCCCGGGCGCGCCACCGTGAGCGGCGGCCGCTCCCCGGCCGCGGTGCGCTCGGGGCTCGCCGTGCTCGACCGGGTCTCCTCCACCCTGGCCGCCCAGGGTCGGCTGGACCGCTACCGCGCCGCGCTGGCCGTGCGCTACGCCGACCTGGCGCAGCTCGCCTTCCAGGCCGGGCACCGGGAGCTGGGGCGCGAGTGCCTGGCGCGCGCGGGCGCTGGGTCCGGGCGGGGGACCCCGGCGCGGACGCTCCCCGGGCGCCTGCTCATCCTGGCCTTCGGCCTGGAGCGCAAGGAGCGCATCCTCGCCGCGCTGCGCCGCCTGCGGACGGCGGCGCCCGCCGTCGGGAGGGCGGGATGA
- the asnB gene encoding asparagine synthase (glutamine-hydrolyzing), translating to MCGIAGLYRPGGLERGEAPHAAAMGRALAHRGPDDHGTWADAEAGVALAHRRLSVVDLSPLGHQPMRSACGRWVLTYNGEIYDHADLRRELEGRGRAFRGRSDTEVLVEAVAEWGLRGALERCNGMFALAAWDRRNRVLYLARDRAGEKPLYYGWSGGVFLFGSELRALAAHPAFRGEVDREALARYLRHKCVPAPLSIWRGVRKLPAGALLAVKGTGEARPEVYWDAAALAEAAARDPFRGSEDEALAALDALLGDAVGMRMEADVPLGAFLSGGIDSSLVVALMQARSTRPVRTFTIGFHEGFYDEAVHARAVARHLGTDHTELYVTPRDALDVIPRLPDVYDEPFADPSQIPTVLVAELARRHVTVALSGDGGDELFGGYEHYRWAHRAWRSVGWLPRPARSGLARALSAVPAAAWNRLLAPGGEARRVGRRTLGERVHQLAAVLPSPGAREVLDWLVSDWRDGAAAAVPGAPPAADLRTGPWPHLHDARERMMLRDFALGLADDMLVKMDRAAMAVALEGRMPLLDPRVAEFAWRLPVGMKVRGREGKRVLRRLLYRYVPRALVDRPKMGFCTPVDEWLRGPLRDWAEALLDERRLSAEGFFDPAPVRRRWSEHLSGERDRRFDLWSVLMFQTWLERAREGTAAARRDVRPPEEPALAAAGAGA from the coding sequence ATGTGCGGGATCGCGGGCCTCTACCGCCCCGGCGGGCTGGAGCGCGGCGAGGCGCCCCACGCGGCCGCCATGGGGCGCGCCCTGGCGCACCGCGGCCCCGACGACCACGGCACCTGGGCCGACGCCGAGGCCGGGGTGGCGCTCGCGCACCGGCGCCTCTCGGTGGTCGACCTCTCCCCCCTGGGGCACCAGCCGATGCGCTCGGCGTGCGGGCGCTGGGTGCTCACCTACAACGGCGAGATCTACGACCACGCCGACCTCCGGCGCGAGCTGGAGGGGCGCGGGCGCGCCTTCCGCGGGCGCTCCGACACCGAGGTGCTGGTGGAGGCGGTCGCCGAGTGGGGCCTTCGCGGGGCGCTGGAGCGCTGCAACGGGATGTTCGCGCTGGCGGCGTGGGACCGCCGCAACCGCGTGCTGTACCTGGCCCGCGACCGCGCCGGCGAGAAGCCGCTCTACTACGGCTGGTCGGGGGGCGTCTTCCTCTTCGGCTCGGAGCTGCGGGCGCTGGCCGCCCACCCCGCCTTCCGCGGCGAGGTGGACCGCGAGGCGCTGGCCCGCTACCTCCGCCACAAGTGCGTCCCCGCCCCGCTGTCCATCTGGCGCGGCGTCCGCAAGCTCCCGGCGGGGGCGCTGCTGGCCGTCAAGGGGACGGGCGAGGCGCGCCCCGAGGTGTACTGGGACGCGGCCGCGCTGGCCGAGGCCGCCGCCCGCGACCCCTTCCGCGGGAGCGAGGACGAGGCGCTCGCCGCGCTCGACGCCCTGCTGGGCGACGCGGTGGGGATGCGCATGGAGGCCGACGTCCCGCTCGGCGCCTTCCTCTCGGGGGGGATCGACTCCTCGCTGGTGGTGGCGCTCATGCAGGCCCGCAGCACCCGGCCGGTGCGCACCTTCACCATCGGCTTCCACGAGGGGTTCTACGACGAGGCGGTGCACGCCCGCGCCGTGGCGCGCCACCTGGGCACCGACCACACCGAGCTGTACGTGACGCCGCGGGACGCGCTGGACGTGATCCCGCGGCTCCCCGACGTCTACGACGAGCCCTTCGCCGACCCCTCGCAGATCCCCACCGTGCTGGTGGCGGAGCTGGCGCGGCGGCACGTGACCGTGGCGCTCTCGGGCGACGGGGGCGACGAGCTGTTCGGCGGCTACGAGCACTACCGCTGGGCGCACCGCGCCTGGCGCTCGGTGGGGTGGCTCCCCCGCCCCGCGCGCTCTGGGCTCGCCCGCGCGCTCTCCGCCGTCCCGGCCGCCGCGTGGAACCGGCTGCTGGCCCCCGGCGGCGAGGCGCGCCGGGTGGGGCGGCGCACCCTGGGCGAGCGCGTGCACCAGCTGGCGGCGGTGCTCCCGTCGCCGGGCGCGCGCGAGGTGCTCGACTGGCTGGTGAGCGACTGGCGCGACGGCGCCGCGGCGGCCGTCCCCGGAGCCCCGCCCGCGGCGGACCTCCGCACGGGCCCGTGGCCGCATCTCCACGACGCGCGCGAGCGGATGATGCTGCGCGACTTCGCGCTCGGCCTCGCCGACGACATGCTGGTGAAGATGGACCGCGCCGCCATGGCGGTGGCGCTGGAGGGGCGCATGCCGCTCCTGGACCCGCGGGTGGCGGAATTCGCCTGGCGGCTCCCGGTGGGGATGAAGGTGCGCGGCCGCGAGGGGAAGCGGGTGCTCAGGCGCCTCCTCTACCGCTACGTCCCCCGCGCGCTGGTGGACCGGCCCAAGATGGGCTTCTGCACCCCGGTCGACGAGTGGCTGCGCGGCCCCCTGCGCGACTGGGCCGAGGCGCTCCTCGACGAGCGGCGGCTCTCCGCCGAGGGCTTCTTCGACCCCGCCCCCGTGCGCCGCCGCTGGAGCGAGCACCTGTCCGGCGAGCGCGACCGCCGCTTCGACCTGTGGAGCGTGCTGATGTTCCAGACCTGGCTGGAGCGCGCCCGCGAGGGCACGGCCGCCGCCCGGCGCGACGTCCGGCCCCCGGAAGAGCCCGCGCTGGCCGCGGCGGGAGCGGGCGCATGA